The following are from one region of the Actinoplanes sp. L3-i22 genome:
- a CDS encoding LysR family transcriptional regulator, with the protein MSDVEVRQFRYFVAVAEELHFGRAAERLGMAQPPLSRAIKELERQLGVALLERTTRQVTLTPAGETLLHDARIALDAVEAAASRARNAGRPQPMLRVALKADFDAGLLPRILEEFRRDPAALPVEVLLGGRGEQVTAMRAGRADVALMPRPFDERGLDTEPLLTEPRVAALAANDPLAAHTELGLADFAGRALPNGAPADREDTVGAPPGRQLDLSQIFNLIEIGTMVLFVPVSVTHRHQRPTIAYRPVRDLAPSTLMVAWPQDSRSPAVAAFVRVCSAVAASAHPSGGDQPPGNLQHGTLSAGGQPISVLDLDYGATRADA; encoded by the coding sequence ATGAGTGACGTGGAGGTGCGCCAGTTCCGGTACTTCGTCGCCGTCGCCGAGGAGCTGCACTTCGGTCGCGCCGCCGAGCGTCTCGGCATGGCCCAGCCCCCGCTCTCCCGCGCGATCAAGGAGCTGGAGCGCCAGCTCGGCGTCGCCCTGCTGGAGCGCACCACCCGCCAGGTCACGCTGACCCCGGCCGGCGAGACCCTGCTGCACGACGCCCGGATCGCGCTGGACGCGGTCGAGGCCGCCGCGAGCCGGGCCCGCAACGCCGGGCGGCCGCAACCGATGCTGCGGGTGGCACTCAAGGCGGACTTCGACGCCGGCCTGCTGCCCCGGATCCTCGAGGAGTTCCGGCGGGATCCGGCCGCGCTCCCGGTCGAGGTGCTGCTCGGCGGCCGGGGCGAGCAGGTGACGGCGATGCGCGCCGGCCGGGCCGACGTGGCGCTGATGCCCCGCCCGTTCGACGAGCGCGGCCTGGACACCGAGCCGCTGCTCACCGAGCCCCGGGTGGCCGCGCTCGCGGCGAACGATCCGCTCGCCGCGCACACCGAGCTGGGCCTGGCCGATTTCGCCGGCCGCGCGCTGCCGAACGGCGCGCCGGCCGACCGGGAGGACACCGTCGGCGCGCCGCCGGGCCGCCAGCTCGACCTGTCGCAGATCTTCAACCTGATCGAGATCGGCACCATGGTGCTGTTCGTCCCGGTGTCGGTGACCCACCGGCACCAGCGGCCGACGATCGCCTACCGCCCGGTGCGCGACCTCGCGCCGAGCACCCTGATGGTGGCCTGGCCGCAGGACAGCCGCTCCCCCGCGGTCGCGGCTTTCGTCCGGGTCTGTAGCGCGGTGGCCGCCTCGGCTCACCCGTCCGGGGGAGATCAGCCGCCAGGCAACCTGCAGCATGGCACTCTGTCTGCTGGCGGACAGCCAATTAGCGTGCTTGACTTGGATTACGGCGCTACGCGGGCGGATGCGTAG
- a CDS encoding NAD(P)H-binding protein, producing the protein MIVVTAPTSNIGSQLLDRLIAADAEVRVIARDPGRMRPEVRDRVDVVTGSHGDADVVNAAFAGAESVFWLAPPNDRADNLRSVYLDFLEPALAAFGKQGVSRVVGVSALGRGTPMAAHAGHVTLSLEMDDRIAASGVAYRALTMPSFMDNLLNQAGPLRNGMFFSAIPGDLKVPTCATADIAAVAARVLLEPDWTGFAEVPVLGPADLSNEDQARILSEVLGRPIRFQHVPVDAFRDNLIANAGMSEAVATGMAEMMAAKAAGLDNAEPRTPAGTTPTTFRHWCETVLVPALA; encoded by the coding sequence ATGATCGTTGTCACCGCGCCCACCAGCAACATCGGCTCGCAGCTCCTCGACCGCCTGATCGCCGCCGACGCCGAGGTCCGGGTGATCGCCCGCGATCCCGGGCGGATGCGCCCGGAGGTGCGCGACCGCGTCGACGTCGTGACCGGCTCGCACGGCGACGCGGACGTCGTGAACGCCGCGTTCGCCGGCGCCGAGTCGGTCTTCTGGCTGGCCCCGCCGAACGACCGGGCGGACAACCTGCGCAGCGTCTACCTGGACTTCCTGGAGCCGGCGCTGGCCGCGTTCGGCAAGCAGGGGGTGTCCCGGGTGGTCGGCGTCTCCGCGCTCGGCCGTGGCACGCCGATGGCGGCCCACGCCGGGCACGTCACGCTGTCGCTGGAGATGGACGACCGGATCGCGGCGAGCGGCGTCGCCTATCGGGCGCTGACCATGCCGTCCTTCATGGACAATCTGCTCAACCAGGCCGGACCGCTGCGGAACGGGATGTTCTTCTCGGCGATCCCCGGTGATCTGAAAGTGCCGACGTGCGCGACCGCGGACATCGCCGCGGTGGCCGCGCGGGTCCTGCTCGAGCCGGACTGGACCGGCTTCGCCGAGGTGCCGGTGCTCGGGCCGGCGGACCTGTCGAACGAGGACCAGGCTCGCATCCTGTCCGAGGTGCTCGGGCGGCCGATCCGGTTCCAGCACGTGCCGGTCGACGCGTTCCGGGACAACCTGATCGCCAACGCCGGGATGTCCGAGGCGGTCGCGACCGGGATGGCCGAGATGATGGCGGCCAAGGCGGCCGGCCTGGACAACGCCGAGCCGCGCACGCCGGCCGGCACCACGCCGACCACGTTCCGTCACTGGTGCGAGACGGTGCTGGTCCCGGCTCTGGCCTGA